A region of Leifsonia xyli DNA encodes the following proteins:
- a CDS encoding GntR family transcriptional regulator, producing the protein MSEGTAWEPVQRVRTYEQVMAQIEERILDGRLKAGDHLPSERDLAISLGVSRPSLRESLRVLEALGVVDIRRGGEGGAVLVGTPGPGFVNLLKLQLALGHFSQTDVLDTRIALESWSCSEAAHRATDDDHAALAGILDAMEDPSIDAREFNRLDTAFHVTIAESTGNALTAHLMQSLRIAINRQMIEAYERLDDWRETAKTVRAEHRGILAAIEQHDPDQAVRLVREHIESFYAIGNVGGVTAPTG; encoded by the coding sequence ATGTCGGAGGGCACGGCGTGGGAGCCCGTTCAGCGGGTCCGCACCTACGAGCAGGTCATGGCGCAGATCGAGGAGCGCATCCTCGACGGCAGGCTGAAGGCGGGCGACCACCTGCCGAGCGAACGGGACCTCGCGATCTCGCTCGGCGTCAGCCGGCCGTCGCTGCGGGAGAGCCTGCGGGTGCTGGAGGCGCTCGGCGTGGTGGACATCCGCCGCGGCGGAGAGGGGGGAGCGGTCCTCGTCGGGACGCCCGGACCCGGGTTCGTCAACCTGCTCAAGCTCCAGCTGGCGCTCGGGCACTTCAGCCAGACCGACGTGCTCGACACGCGCATCGCGCTCGAGTCGTGGTCGTGTTCGGAGGCGGCCCATCGAGCGACGGATGACGACCACGCCGCGCTCGCCGGCATCCTCGACGCCATGGAGGACCCCTCCATCGACGCACGCGAGTTCAACCGGCTGGACACCGCCTTCCACGTGACGATCGCGGAGTCCACCGGGAACGCCCTCACCGCCCACCTGATGCAGTCCCTGCGGATCGCCATCAACCGCCAGATGATCGAGGCCTACGAACGCCTCGACGACTGGCGGGAGACGGCCAAGACCGTCCGGGCGGAGCACCGCGGCATCCTCGCCGCCATCGAACAGCACGACCCGGATCAGGCCGTCCGCCTGGTTCGCGAACACATCGAAAGCTTCTACGCCATCGGCAACGTCGGCGGGGTCACCGCCCCGACCGGCTAG